One Candidatus Regiella endosymbiont of Tuberolachnus salignus genomic window, TTGTCGCTGAAATTAAATCAGATAAGAGTTTCGCCAAATTGGCGATTGCCCATTCATCCGATTCCCAAGCACTAAAAGGCGGTCAAATGGGGTGGAGTAAACTGGCAGAATTGCCGAGGCTATTTGCTGAACAACTCAAGACGGCTAATAAAGGCGATATTATTGGCTCCATCCGTTCAGGCGTCGGTTTTCATATTTTAAAAGTCAACGACATCCGGAAGGCGGATAAAAAAATATCAATTACTGAAATGCGCGTACGTCACATCTTATTGAAACCCTCGGTGATGATGACCGATGAGCAAGCTCAGGCGAAATTACAATCCGTCAGACAAGAAATCAAAAGCGGAAAAACCGATTTTGCGGCTGTCGCACGAGAAATTTCTGAAGATCCAGGCTCTGCACAACAAGGGGGTGATCTCGGTTGGATTTCACCTGATGATAGATATGATCCTACCTTCCTTAATGAACTAGCAAGCTTAAAAAAAGGCGCCATTAGCCCACCTGTACGCTCTTCATTGGGTTGGCATTTAATTCAATTAATCGATAGCCGTACCGTAGACCGAACCGATGAAATGCTGAAAGAACAAGCTTACCGCATGCTGATTAAACGCAAGTTTTCAGAAGAACTGCAACCTTGGATGCAAGAAATGCGCGCAGCAGCCTATGTAAAAATACTTGATAATACTGATGAAAAACAATAAACCTATCGTTATCACCCCAGGAGAGCCTGCCGGGGTGGGGTCGGATTTGGTCATAGCACTGGCACAGCAGGATTGGCCGGTCGAATTGGTGGTTTGCGCCGATGAGCAGCTATTGAATGAGCGAGCTGAACAGCTCAAATTACCTTTGCTCCTGCGACAGTATCAATGCAACAAAACTAACGCATTACCGTCAAAAGGCACATTAACCATTCTGCCAATAAAAACCGGCGCACCCGTGGTTGCCGGCCAGCTTGAAAGAAAAAATAGCCGCTATGTGCTAGAGACCCTCACACGCGCCTGTGAAGGTTGTCTACGGGGTGAATTTTCTGCGCTTGTCACCGCTCCAGTGCAAAAAAGTATTATCAATGATGCAGGCATTCCTTTTATTGGGCATACTGAATTTCTTGCCGAACGTAGCAACGTAAAACAGGTGGTGATGATGTTAGCAACACCTTCGCTGCGTGTGGCGCTAGTGACAACGCATTTGCCATTATCACAGGTGCCAAAAGCGATTACTAAAGCTAACTTATCTCGGGTGATCAAAATCCTTAATGACGAATTAAAACAGAAATGGGGTATTCTTAAGCCTCGGATTTATGTCTGTGGGTTGAACCCACATGCAGGTGAAGGGGGTCATCTCGGGAGAGAAGAGCTGGATATCATTGCTCCCACATTACAATCCTTGCGTAAAGAAGATATCGATCTGATAGGCCCTCTACCAGCAGATACCTTATTTCAGCCAAAATATCTTGAGCAGGCTGACGTAGTGCTTGCTATGTACCATGATCAAGGTTTACCGGTGCTTAAATATCACGGGTTTGGCCAAGCGGTTAATATCACGCTGGGTCTTCCCTTTATTCGCACCTCCGTTGACCATGGCACCGCTTTAGAACTTGCGGCGACGGGTCGTGCGGAAACAGGTAGTCTCGAGGCAGCATTAAATTTGGCTATTAAAATGATAAATAATTGCAACACTAAGCATAAACCTCTTTCCAAACCTACTACGTGACGCGAATCCTGCGTTGCCCGGCGCTCGCAATCCTCATGTACTGCATGGCAACGAAGGTTGCTGTGCGCCGGGCGCCTTGACTTAGCATAACGAACTACGGTTTGGAAAGAGGTCTAATAAAAAAGATGAAAAATAAATCACATAAATCACATAAATCACACCAAGGGCATATTGCTCGCCAACGTTTTGGGCAAAATTTTTTAAAAGATCCCCATATTATTGATAGCATCGTCTCGGCTATTCACCCAATACCTGGGGAAGCCATGGTTGAAATCGGCCCTGGTTTAGGCGCACTAACAAAACCTGTTGCTGATCGCATAGATCATATGACAGTCATTGAATTAGATCGCGATCTCGCCGCTCGCCTTGCAGAACACCCTACACTCAAAGAAAAATTGACGATATACCAACAAGATGCAATGAATTTCGACTTTTCGCTACTGGCAGAAGGGGCGGGGCAATCACTACGTGTTTTCGGTAATCTACCGTACAATATTTCTACACCGTTAATGTTCCATCTTTTCAACTACACTAAAATAATACGTGATATGCATTTTATGTTGCAAAAAGAAGTGGTGAATCGGTTGGTGGCGGGTCCTCATAATAAGGCGTATGGGCGTTTAACGGTAATGGCTCAGTATTATTGTCAAATCATTCCCATAGTAGAAGTCCCCCCTGGGGCATTTACACCGGCTCCTAAGGTAGATTCTGCCGTGGTACGTTTGGTTCCACACCAACAGCTGCCAAATCCAGTTAGCGATACCCTTATTCTTAGACAGATTACGACTCAAGCATTTAACCAACGCCGAAAAATTATTCGTAATAGTCTAGGTAAATTATTCACTGCCGAACAATTGACTGAGCTTAATATCGATCCAAACGTTAGGGCTGAAAATCTTTCCGTTGCGCAATATTGTCGACTGGCTAATTGGCTTTCAGATCAACCGAAGTGACTAACATTATAAAAACCTATACCCAATGAATTTCGAGTTACGGCAAGACGGCAATCAATCGAATCGGTACATGACTAGGATGAGTGATCGCTGCTAACGTCGCCGTAACTTGAAACGCAAAAGGTATACCCACTATAACTGATTAACTATGTCTACCTATATTATCGGTGATATTCACGGTTGTTTTGCTGAATTGCGTGCTTTATTAACCCAAGTTAATTTTAATCCACAACAGGATAAATTATGGCTGACGGGGGATTTAGTCGCCCGTGGAACCTCTTCATTAGCCGTGTTGCGGTACGTTCGATCCCTCGGAGAAGCTGTACGTATCGTGTTGGGTAATCATGATATGCATTTACTGGCGGTATATGCAGGGATCACTCGTAACAAACCCAAAGACCGGCTCAATGAATTGCTTGAAGCGCCAGATGTTGATCAACTGATCAATTGGTTGCGGCGTCAACCGGTGTTACAGATTGATACTCACTTGAAACTGGTCATGGCGCATGCCGGTATCAGTCCACAATGGGATCTCGCAACGGCACAAAATTGCGCCCGGGAAGTTGAAGCCGTCCTCAGTAGTGACAGTTACCCTCTGTTTCTCGATGCCATGTATGGTGATATGCCTAACAGTTGGGATCCTGAACTAAAAGGGTTAGCGCGTCTGCGATTTAGCACTAATGTACTGACACGTATGCGTTACTGTTTTCCGCACGGGCAGCTCGACATGAACTGTAAAAGTAAACCTGAACATGCCCCTGCTCCTCTCAAACCTTGGTTTGATCTCCCAGGTTCAATCGATGAAGACTACGCTATCGCTTTTGGTCACTGGGCTGCATTACGCGGCAAAGGAACACCTGCTGGGATTTACGCTATGGATACCGGGTGCTGTTGGGGGGGGGACTTAACCCTACTCCGTTGGGAAGATAAACGCTATTTTACTCAGCCAAGTAATGCAGCCAAATAAAATTGATTTATACCCTTCGCCTTTCAAGTTACGGCGGCGTTGGCAACGATCACTCATCCTCTGTCATGTACTACTTGTACACTCCTGGGATTCGATTGATTGCTTCCTTGCCGTAACTCGAAATTCATTGGGTATATGAGTCATTGTTCATGAAAAAATTATTTAAATTACATGCTAGTTTTGAGCCATCGGGGGATCAACCCAGCGCCATTTCCCAGCTGAAAGAAGGATTAGAAAATGGCCTGGCACATCAAACATTGCTCGGCGTGACCGGCTCCGGTAAAACCTTTACCGTGGCGAATGTCATCGCTGATATGCAAAAACCCACGCTAATTTTAGCGCCCAACAAAACATTGGCGGCACAACTCTACGGTGAAATGAAAGTCTTTTTTCCTAACAATGCCGTGGAATATTTTGTTTCCTATTATGATTATTATCAGCCTGAAGCTTACGTCCCGAGCTCTGATACCTTTATTGAAAAAGATTCCGCCATCAATGAACATATTGAACAAATGCGTTTATCTGCCACCAAGGCATTACTTGAGCGTCAAGATGTCATCGTAGTGGCATCCGTATCGGCAATTTATGGCTTGGGTGATCCTGATCGTTATCTAAAAATGATATTGCATTTAACCAACGGTATGATTATTGATCAACGTGAGATTTTGCGCTGTCTGGCAGAATTACAATATAAACGCAACGATCAAGTATTCCAGCGTGGTACTTTTCGAGTGCGTGGTGAGGTGATCGATATCTTTCCTG contains:
- the apaH gene encoding bis(5'-nucleosyl)-tetraphosphatase (symmetrical) ApaH, with the protein product MSTYIIGDIHGCFAELRALLTQVNFNPQQDKLWLTGDLVARGTSSLAVLRYVRSLGEAVRIVLGNHDMHLLAVYAGITRNKPKDRLNELLEAPDVDQLINWLRRQPVLQIDTHLKLVMAHAGISPQWDLATAQNCAREVEAVLSSDSYPLFLDAMYGDMPNSWDPELKGLARLRFSTNVLTRMRYCFPHGQLDMNCKSKPEHAPAPLKPWFDLPGSIDEDYAIAFGHWAALRGKGTPAGIYAMDTGCCWGGDLTLLRWEDKRYFTQPSNAAK
- the rsmA gene encoding 16S rRNA (adenine(1518)-N(6)/adenine(1519)-N(6))-dimethyltransferase RsmA, which codes for MKNKSHKSHKSHQGHIARQRFGQNFLKDPHIIDSIVSAIHPIPGEAMVEIGPGLGALTKPVADRIDHMTVIELDRDLAARLAEHPTLKEKLTIYQQDAMNFDFSLLAEGAGQSLRVFGNLPYNISTPLMFHLFNYTKIIRDMHFMLQKEVVNRLVAGPHNKAYGRLTVMAQYYCQIIPIVEVPPGAFTPAPKVDSAVVRLVPHQQLPNPVSDTLILRQITTQAFNQRRKIIRNSLGKLFTAEQLTELNIDPNVRAENLSVAQYCRLANWLSDQPK
- the pdxA gene encoding 4-hydroxythreonine-4-phosphate dehydrogenase PdxA; amino-acid sequence: MKNNKPIVITPGEPAGVGSDLVIALAQQDWPVELVVCADEQLLNERAEQLKLPLLLRQYQCNKTNALPSKGTLTILPIKTGAPVVAGQLERKNSRYVLETLTRACEGCLRGEFSALVTAPVQKSIINDAGIPFIGHTEFLAERSNVKQVVMMLATPSLRVALVTTHLPLSQVPKAITKANLSRVIKILNDELKQKWGILKPRIYVCGLNPHAGEGGHLGREELDIIAPTLQSLRKEDIDLIGPLPADTLFQPKYLEQADVVLAMYHDQGLPVLKYHGFGQAVNITLGLPFIRTSVDHGTALELAATGRAETGSLEAALNLAIKMINNCNTKHKPLSKPTT
- the surA gene encoding peptidylprolyl isomerase SurA — protein: MKNWGMLILSMVIFTHAGFAASQKIDNTAATVNGSVILQSDIDTLLQSVKLSAKHANQPIPDEKQLRHQIIESLIMNDIQLQMAQKMGMTISESHLDNAIANIAAQNHMTIDQLRSRLAAEGINYQTYRTQIRNEMQISEVRNNEVRRRIKILPQEVESLAQQLAAQTGEDTELNISHILISLPENASVQQKDQAEKKAEKIVAEIKSDKSFAKLAIAHSSDSQALKGGQMGWSKLAELPRLFAEQLKTANKGDIIGSIRSGVGFHILKVNDIRKADKKISITEMRVRHILLKPSVMMTDEQAQAKLQSVRQEIKSGKTDFAAVAREISEDPGSAQQGGDLGWISPDDRYDPTFLNELASLKKGAISPPVRSSLGWHLIQLIDSRTVDRTDEMLKEQAYRMLIKRKFSEELQPWMQEMRAAAYVKILDNTDEKQ